The genomic DNA CCCTCCGAAGCGCCATTTGGCGGAGTTCGCACCTCTGCCCGCAACTCCGGGAGGCACTGGTGACGGCACGGATTTCCGGGGAGGGATTGCGGGAGGGCGGGCGGGCGCCCTAGGGTCAGCCGGTGAACGACGCCGAACGCACGGCCTTGACGTACCGGCTGGAGCGTTGGCGGGCATTGAGCAGCGGAATCCTCGAGACCGCCGGCACCACCTTCCTGCTCCTCATCGCCGTGCGCTGGTTCGAGGCGGGAGCCTGGTCCAAGGCCCTGGTTGCCGCCGGCAGCAGTGTGGGGCTTCTGCTGACGCCCCTGGTGGTGGCCTGGGTGGCTCGAAAGCGCCTGCGTCCTTCGGACGCTGCCCGGCGATTGCTCAACGCGGGAGCCGTGTCGTTCCTTGCGCTGGCGATGGTTCCCAGGCTGCCGCTGTTCGTGGCCGGTTCGGTTCTCGCCATGGCCACCTTCACCGCGGTGGTGCCCCTGCTCACCCACATGTACCAGGAGAATTACCCGGCCGCCGAGCGGGGCCGGTTGTTCTCGCGCACGGTCGTGATCCGCATCCTTGCGGCGGCCGGGTTCGCCAAACTGGCCGGGTTGTTTCTGGCGGAGGACATGGCGCGGTTCCGCTGGCTGCTGGTGGTCTTCGCAGGGGCCTGCCTGGCGGCGGGAGAGCTGTTGCGCCGCTGCCCGACGGCGCCGCTCCACGACGACGGCGGACGACACCCGTTGAGGGCGATGCGGTTCGTGCGCGAGGACGCGGTGTTCCGGCGGACGCTGATTGCGTGGATGCTGATGGGGTTCGCCAACCTGATGATGCTGCCGCTGCGGGTCGAGTACCTCGCGCATGAGCGGTACGGACTGCAGCTTTCCGCCGACCGCATCGCCCTGTACACGGCGGTCCTGCCGAACCTCGCCCGGGTGGTGATGAGCCCGGTCTGGGGTTGGGTCTTCGACCGGATGAACTTCTTCGCGCTGCGCGTCACGCTGAACGTTGGATTCCTGGTGGGGATTCTCGCCTTCTTCACCACCGGCAGCCCGACGGGACTGGTCGTCGGATCGCTGGTGTACGGCGTTTCCAACGCCGGCGGCGACGTGGCATGGAGCCTGTGGGTCACCAAGTTCGCCCCGCCCAACCGGGTCGCCGACTACATGGCGGTCCACACCTTCTTCACCGGGTTGCGCGGGGTTCTCGCCCCGCTGACCGCCTTTCTGCTGGCCGGCCGGGTTTCCCTGCCAACCCTGGGCTACTTCGCCGCCGCCCTGATTGCCATCTCCTGCCTGGTCCTGCTGCGTGAACTTCCCCGAAACCGACGTCACGCGCCCCCTCCACCGATGTCCGGCGATCCGATCCGATGAAGTCCCCCTGCGCCCTTCCCGGAAGTTCCCGTCAACCTGCGTGGAGCGATCCGCCAGCGTGCCGCCCGAATCGCATGCGATCGCGGCCTCTGCGCGGCGGGTCGGGTCCCACCCTGCCGCCCGATCGCGTGCGCCACCCGGCCCGGACCCGCGGCGCGCGTCCCCGCGGATTCACGCACCTGATGGTCCAGATCCTGGTCGGGCTCATCGTCGCGCCCGTCTGCGGCGCGGACGGTCCCGGACTTCTGCTGGAACTGTCCGCCGGCTCGGACCGCGATCTTCGTGTCGCCTCGAACGTCTGGCTGCGGGTGGCCCCCGGGGCAACTCCGAGCCCATGGCTGGCGCCGGGGCCGTTTCAGGCCGTCTGGTCGGGAAGTCTGGTTCTGGATCTGCGCGGCACGTACCGGTTTCAGGCTGAGGTTCTGGGCG from Verrucomicrobiia bacterium includes the following:
- a CDS encoding MFS transporter, giving the protein MNDAERTALTYRLERWRALSSGILETAGTTFLLLIAVRWFEAGAWSKALVAAGSSVGLLLTPLVVAWVARKRLRPSDAARRLLNAGAVSFLALAMVPRLPLFVAGSVLAMATFTAVVPLLTHMYQENYPAAERGRLFSRTVVIRILAAAGFAKLAGLFLAEDMARFRWLLVVFAGACLAAGELLRRCPTAPLHDDGGRHPLRAMRFVREDAVFRRTLIAWMLMGFANLMMLPLRVEYLAHERYGLQLSADRIALYTAVLPNLARVVMSPVWGWVFDRMNFFALRVTLNVGFLVGILAFFTTGSPTGLVVGSLVYGVSNAGGDVAWSLWVTKFAPPNRVADYMAVHTFFTGLRGVLAPLTAFLLAGRVSLPTLGYFAAALIAISCLVLLRELPRNRRHAPPPPMSGDPIR